The proteins below are encoded in one region of Pelagibacterium flavum:
- a CDS encoding endonuclease/exonuclease/phosphatase family protein — translation MMAEIRGVLTGFGLVAAGILVLTRIDLGLPGQSLLQSLQLHIGASLVGLALLLALAGAPWRAGLVVAMALFAAGHVIWRVAAQYEARAPLQGLERAAEFTLLSFNVLESNERHADVAAFIAGSGADIVFVLEAARMRQHLPELEAVYPYRAGCVAENECDLMMLSKLPLQDTEIRSLGNIYPNRMVVARTVIGGEPVTLVAAHLTKPYFDDAGLLEMRRLTRQVSRMEGALVLAGDFNSAPWADAVDDLVKGADLLPPSRYNATWPTELGPLGVPIDHVFSRAPIIVDQIEAMADPLGSNHRGLIARLGIVAQ, via the coding sequence ATGATGGCCGAGATCCGTGGCGTGCTCACAGGCTTTGGCCTGGTTGCCGCCGGCATTCTGGTGCTGACACGAATCGACCTCGGCCTGCCCGGCCAGTCCCTGCTGCAATCGCTGCAACTCCATATCGGGGCAAGCCTTGTCGGGCTTGCCCTTTTGCTTGCGCTGGCCGGCGCGCCGTGGCGGGCGGGGCTCGTTGTGGCGATGGCGCTTTTTGCTGCAGGGCATGTGATCTGGCGCGTGGCGGCGCAATATGAGGCGCGGGCGCCCTTGCAAGGGCTCGAGCGGGCGGCCGAATTTACGCTGCTGAGTTTCAATGTCCTCGAATCCAACGAAAGGCACGCCGACGTTGCGGCCTTCATCGCCGGGTCGGGGGCCGATATCGTCTTTGTTCTTGAAGCGGCGCGGATGCGGCAGCATTTGCCTGAGCTTGAAGCTGTTTATCCTTATCGCGCCGGCTGTGTGGCCGAGAATGAATGCGATCTGATGATGCTTTCAAAGCTGCCGCTGCAAGATACCGAAATTCGGTCGTTGGGTAACATCTATCCCAACCGCATGGTCGTGGCGCGCACCGTGATTGGCGGGGAGCCGGTCACGCTGGTTGCCGCGCATCTGACCAAACCTTATTTCGACGATGCGGGGCTGCTCGAAATGCGGCGTCTGACGCGGCAGGTGTCACGGATGGAAGGGGCGCTTGTGTTGGCCGGCGACTTCAATTCCGCTCCCTGGGCCGATGCCGTCGATGACCTGGTGAAAGGGGCCGATCTGTTGCCGCCATCGCGCTACAATGCGACCTGGCCGACCGAACTGGGCCCTCTTGGTGTTCCCATCGACCATGTCTTTTCGCGCGCGCCGATTATTGTCGACCAGATCGAAGCGATGGCGGACCCTCTCGGGTCGAACCATCGTGGGCTGATTGCGCGTCTGGGGATCGTGGCCCAGTAA
- a CDS encoding leucyl/phenylalanyl-tRNA--protein transferase: MRPAPIPDASRIRTSPPGFAGLANDLSTPVVLEAMARGFYPQGHWGAMKWWSPPERAIMDLASVHIAKRFRRTMRGSDMRIAFDTDFAGVIDGCAAPRAPSRPHLTWITPKARALYMRLHAEGHAHSVEVFDAEGKLVGGLFGVTIGPVFSALSMFHIADNASKFAIVSLYHHLADAGFTTVDHQIMSPWVEALGGTVLQRGEYEALLTRPAQTTLGTGQWQAKFSLADTAGWSPETA, translated from the coding sequence GTGCGTCCTGCCCCGATCCCCGACGCCTCGCGAATCCGAACCTCTCCACCGGGATTTGCGGGTCTGGCCAACGATTTGTCGACCCCGGTCGTGCTCGAAGCGATGGCGCGCGGATTTTACCCCCAGGGCCATTGGGGCGCCATGAAATGGTGGTCGCCCCCCGAGCGGGCCATCATGGATCTTGCGTCGGTTCATATCGCCAAACGGTTCCGCCGCACCATGCGCGGATCGGACATGCGCATCGCGTTCGACACCGATTTTGCCGGTGTGATCGATGGTTGTGCCGCCCCGCGCGCCCCTTCACGCCCCCATCTCACCTGGATCACCCCAAAAGCCCGGGCCCTGTATATGCGGCTGCACGCCGAGGGCCACGCCCATTCGGTGGAAGTTTTTGACGCCGAAGGCAAACTCGTTGGCGGCTTGTTCGGCGTAACCATCGGGCCGGTATTTTCAGCGCTATCGATGTTCCACATTGCTGACAATGCATCGAAATTCGCTATCGTCAGCCTTTACCATCATCTGGCCGATGCGGGCTTTACCACGGTCGATCACCAGATCATGTCACCCTGGGTCGAAGCGCTCGGCGGCACCGTCCTCCAGCGCGGCGAATATGAGGCCCTCCTCACCCGCCCGGCACAGACCACGCTCGGCACCGGCCAATGGCAAGCCAAGTTCAGCCTCGCCGACACCGCGGGCTGGTCACCGGAAACGGCCTAA
- the msrA gene encoding peptide-methionine (S)-S-oxide reductase MsrA — protein MHRTLIALATAASAFAASPALADTALFAGGCFWSVESNFEKVEGVSEAVSGFAGGHVENPTYNQVAYGGDTGHYESVQITFDPEVVSYEELLTVYWHTTDPTDAEGQFCDYGPMYKPAIFALNDEQAAIAEASKAAIAESSGYTIVTEIKPAATFYPAGPEHQDFYKTNPDHYERYRIGCGRDVVIRELWGDQAFLGTSENPFP, from the coding sequence ATGCATCGCACACTGATTGCCCTGGCAACCGCTGCGAGCGCGTTTGCCGCAAGCCCCGCACTGGCCGATACCGCGCTTTTTGCCGGCGGGTGTTTCTGGAGCGTTGAATCCAATTTCGAGAAGGTGGAAGGCGTTTCCGAGGCCGTATCTGGCTTTGCTGGCGGTCATGTCGAAAATCCCACCTACAACCAGGTCGCCTATGGCGGCGACACTGGCCATTACGAGTCGGTCCAAATTACTTTCGACCCGGAAGTCGTGAGCTATGAGGAACTTCTCACGGTCTATTGGCACACCACCGACCCGACCGATGCGGAGGGACAGTTCTGCGACTATGGCCCGATGTACAAGCCGGCCATCTTTGCGCTCAATGATGAGCAGGCCGCTATTGCCGAGGCGAGCAAGGCCGCCATTGCCGAATCGAGCGGTTATACGATCGTGACCGAGATCAAGCCGGCCGCCACATTCTATCCTGCGGGGCCCGAGCATCAGGATTTCTACAAGACCAATCCGGACCATTATGAACGCTACCGGATCGGTTGTGGACGCGATGTTGTGATTCGCGAGTTGTGGGGCGATCAGGCGTTCCTCGGGACAAGCGAGAATCCTTTTCCTTAG